A stretch of DNA from Ranitomeya variabilis isolate aRanVar5 chromosome 1, aRanVar5.hap1, whole genome shotgun sequence:
ataaaaaatatggatatactcacccctccggcggaccctggaccttagcgatgtaaccggcagcctccgttcctaagaatgcagtgagtgtaggacctgcgatgatgtcgtggcttgtgattggtcgcgtgagcggtcacatgaccaatcacaagccgcgacgtcatcgaaggtccttcactctgcattcttaggaacggaggcagacgcttggaccggttagagccaggggccgtccgaggggtgagtatatcaatattttttatttttattctttattttatacatgaatatggatcccagggcctgaatgagagtttcctctccttcagaccctgggaaccattccgatattttgtgtcccattgatatgcattggtatcgggtatcggtatcggcgatatccgatattttttgggtatcggccgattcaacgatccaatccgataccgatacctttgcatatcggaaggtatcgctcaacactagggttgagcgaaacggatcgttcattttcataagtcgccgacttttggcaaagtcggtgtctcatgaaacccgacccgatccctgtgtggggtcggccatgcggtacgcgatcttggcgccaaagtcgcgtttcgtatgatgcatttagcgccattttttcagccaatgaaggagtgtgggcagagtgatgacataggggttaggggcgtgcacggctatcatcattttatcgcttgtgcgcagtagggatttgcaatgtgtaacacgagattttctgttctgggacggagggagaggacggagggagagagagagagagagagagagagagagagagagagagaaaaaaataaaaaaaaatataaaaatccccattgacgtgcataggtgtcatgaatcccaatggctagggatagcaagggacaagcaaagtaatactaaatatcggacgagctctagggtgatggaacctgggctgaccgctgccctacgcctgacaaacgcaactagagatagccagggagcgtgcctacgttggttctagacgccacgcaccagcctaagagctaactagtactgcagagaaaataaagacctcacttgcctccagaggaatgaaccccaaaaggtatagttgccccccacatgtattgacggtgaaatgagaggaaggcacacacatagagatgatatatataggttcagcaaattgaggcccgctgtaaactagaaagcagaacgatacaaaaggggtctgagcggtcagcaaaaaaccctaatcaaaaaaccatcctgagattacaagaacccatgtgccaactcatggcacatggggagaacctcagtccactagagctaccagctagcatagagacataataagcaagctggacaaaaaaccaaacaactgaaaatcagcacttagcttatcctgaaagatctgggagcaggtaggcaggaaccaaacagagcacatctgaatacattgatagccggcaagggaatgacagaaaggccaggtaaaataggaaccacccagcctctgatggacaggtggaaaccaaaggccgcaacccaccaaagtcacccagtaccagcagtaaccaccagagggagcccacaaacagaatccacaacacatagggtttcgtgttccggccgatcctcgacttttcgcagtaatcggccgatttcacccgacttgatttttcaaaaagtcgggtttcgcgaaacatgactcgaccctaaaaatgtcaaagtcgctcaaccctactcaacactaatcatgaccgtttatttttctgtctacagttgtgtgaaagtgtttgcccccgtcctgacttcctattcttttgcatgtttgtcacacttaaatgtttcacatcatcaaacaaatgtaaatattagacaaagataacacaagtaaacaataaatgcagtttttaaatgaaggtctttattattaaaggaaaaggaaatccaaacctacagggcactgtgtgaaaaaaatgattgctccctaaacctaataactgattgattcatccttagcagcaacaactgcaatcaagcgtttacgATTCCCaaacgtatccagttcaaactgctaACAGTGACCTACAAAGtagtccataatctgtctcccccgtgtatctctgaactaatctcccgatatcgtaCAACATGCAACCTACCGTCCTCATCATTTTCTTGAACctacaatcctcccaagacctccttctcaccTCCACACTCATATGTTCCTTACCCAATCGTCTGCAAGACTTCTCCTGAGTATCCCTCATCCGATTATCTGACACACTCAGAACCTTCAGATCAAACTTAAAAAATTCATCTCTTCAAGAaatcttacagcctgcaatgatcaCCTGCTACTTCACCACCACCAAAACTGCCGCAATCCCCTAAttcactgtctccttccccattatcctgtacaacgtaagcctgcaagggcagggtcctcttctttTGGTACCAATCTGTCATTTTTAGTTTGTTCACCATATTTTATATTTGTATCTTTTATGTAATcctttcttatgtacagcaccatgaaatctgTGGtggtctaaaaataaataataataattagtatgAATGTGAGCACTATgccttttattttattaattttattctaaTAATAAAAAACCATTGTGCTCATGTGCATACTGTATTTATAGTTTATTGCTTTGTTGCCCAAGATAGCAAAGGTCATACCTACTTTGGAAAAAGTAGTTTAGAACAATGCTACTTTTATTGTTCCTGATTTGGGAAATATTGGTTaccattttgcatttatttttgaaTGTTTTGTTTGTGTAAACAAAAAAAGTTAAATAGTGGAAATGCTCACTAATTTTCAGGTCTAGACAAAGGTTACTCGTATGGCATGCTGTACTTGGCTGTTTCTCAGTGTATAGATGAATGGGTTCAACATAGGTGTTATTATGGTGTTCAGGACAACTGCCATCTTGTTGATGTCAAAAGAAGATCCATTAATAAAACGCAGACACATAAAGAGAGAACCTGAATAAAATATCACAACAAGCATAAGGTGGGAGGAACAGGTGGAGAAAGTCTTACATCGCTGGCCACCTGACCGTATTTTAAAAATGGCAAAGATTATAAGTGTATAAGATACCGTGATGCATGCAAGTGACCCAAGAACAGTAAATGAAGAAGCTATGAGACTTAGAAGATTTATAAGGCTAGTGTCTTCACAGACAAGTTTTAGAATTGGTTCAATGTCGCAAAAAAAATGTTCAATTTCAGATCCACAAAAATGTACATTGTAAGTGAAAATTGTCGGTGGTAAAGTATCCATGAAGCCAAGCAACCAAGAACCTGCAGCAAGGAACAGGCATAATCTGTAATTCATCACAGTAACATAATGTAAAGGTAGACAAACTGCCACATACCTATCAAAAGACATAACTGCTAAGAGAAAGAAATCAATGGACGCTAAAGCAAAATAAAAGTAGCACTGTAAAGAGCAACCCCAATAGGAAATTACACGGTTTCCAAATAAAACAATGGACAACAATTTGGGTGTGATCGTTGTTGTGACACATATTTCTACTATGGACAAGTTTGAAAGAAAGAAGTACATAGGAGTATGGAGACTCTGATGCTTTGAGGTTACAATGATTATAAGAATATTTCCAGCCAAAGTGGTCAAGTAAGACAGTAGAAGAAGTGAAAAAATGAAGATACAAAGAGCTTCACTGTAATAGAATTGTATCAGGAGAAAACTGATAGTGGTATTAAACATTCTCATCCAGATTTTGATTTTACAATGGTAGTTTTATTTACCAAGAATGGAAGTAGATGTTACTAGAAATGATTAAGTGTTTCTGAAACATGAAATTCTGGATCAGTCTTAGAAGGCATTGTATATTGATTACCTAAGGTGCAACCGCAAACAGAGAATAAACCATGAAGAAAGACTACTGATGACGTAGTAACCTTTTTTCGAAAGAATCAACTATCAATTTAGGTGTCTAGCTTTGACTCGTATAAGTTACAGAGATTACTACTTTATGTTTTGGGACATCATAAAAAGGTCATACTTTTGGAGTTAAATGATCACATCTTTAAATAACATCAAGAATCcttctacagttgtgtgaaaaaatgtttgctcCATTCCTGATTTGTTTTGCATGTTTGCCACACCTAAATCTTTTGGATCAcctaacaaatttaaatattagacaaagataacacgagTAAACACAAAATCCAT
This window harbors:
- the LOC143795153 gene encoding olfactory receptor 6M1-like, translated to MFNTTISFLLIQFYYSEALCIFIFSLLLLSYLTTLAGNILIIIVTSKHQSLHTPMYFFLSNLSIVEICVTTTITPKLLSIVLFGNRVISYWGCSLQCYFYFALASIDFFLLAVMSFDRYVAVCLPLHYVTVMNYRLCLFLAAGSWLLGFMDTLPPTIFTYNVHFCGSEIEHFFCDIEPILKLVCEDTSLINLLSLIASSFTVLGSLACITVSYTLIIFAIFKIRSGGQRCKTFSTCSSHLMLVVIFYSGSLFMCLRFINGSSFDINKMAVVLNTIITPMLNPFIYTLRNSQVQHAIRVTFV